The proteins below are encoded in one region of Penicillium psychrofluorescens genome assembly, chromosome: 4:
- a CDS encoding uncharacterized protein (ID:PFLUO_006295-T1.cds;~source:funannotate) produces the protein MDKEPPEEAIANFVSFTSTTREQAISFLKANYLDSQKAINAYFEDPTGPHPKTSGYFQEAPLPSFEFPPRDNAPRASVTVPPSRPPSRANTHDTPEGTGYQAGYQAPAEPAAQGPTDSGQGLSLAEREEKELQRAVAMSLNQRMDEQETGVVTSTGESHFGKATRDHYDEGAWAMTLFNTSSQEVVISPDPEDRKKIDDEPAFIRPSQDNLYLGGFLTILHNIPLAREALLLRNKVLFDYGHDTQWWNGQTINLPKIVTIHEARDGDDGWDDIIYETQRLVAFLDSTERAFGSADALTNLKCIFSTSADSEESVTRFLEAWHGAAIRADPDNQMAATFLSHAYKHDPYDYEDPQSKELFTFAPPVENYHRQTAGQTLYDVFDYAMWSDTPGQDLDDVWLEHVAEVLTIKLDATGDATSVGIKIPAVFYPDRYLSSCRELAREYRTKRLQMEEDLLEVERRIDHYTHPKTIEGNLTYVELFEQAAEAVPIAVPKYWPKNDDGSERKPPLTMERAEGIAAELRKKIAWIEGKLKNLETRKQSAQEALRNYSKTLTEPSDSPTEPPVHKYTLRGVCTEPHVTYVLRRNNPSGSGDAMDVDSEYHWWRISFSAEDGKTKQAEKRAAQGDNNASQHGDVIGYTAKPVREVEVLHAAREEWRNALLVYASDNAMRVPEEAALSQLQRFVDKDNEAFAAECDPASADPIDSDWPGPAEWDAPPNHPESQSASQKDQQVGVSTGEVPGQSQQEMQEKAGSSLLGAPATADSGWEEVKPDENMTEPE, from the exons ATGGACAAAGAACCGCCCGAGGAGGCCATCGCCAACTTCGTCAGCTTTACAAGCACCACGCGCGAGCAGGCCATCAGCTTCCTCAAG GCAAACTACCTCGATTCCCAGAAAGCCATCAACGCCTACTTTGAAGATCCCACAGGTCCTCACCCAAAG ACGAGCGGCTACTTTCAGGAAGCCCCCTTGCCCT CTTTCGAATTCCCTCCTCGCGACAATGCCCCGCGCGCCTCAGTGACCgtccctccttctcgtcctccgTCCCGAGCAAATACACATGATACTCCGGAAGGCACTGGCTACCAAGCAGGCTACCAAGCACCGGCAGAGCCTGCTGCGCAAGGTCCTACAG ATTCCGGGCAGGGATTAAGCCTGGCCGAgcgagaagaaaaggaactTCAGCGGGCTGTCGCCATGTCTCTTAACCAGCGAATGGACGAGCAAGAGACTGGGGTGGTGACTTCGACCGGCGAATCGCACTTTGGCAAGGCCACAAGGGACCACTACGACGAGGGCGCGTGGGCGATGACCCTGTTCAACACGTCCTCCCAAGAGGTCGTCATCAGCCCGGACCCCGAAGATCGGAAGAAAATCGACGACGAGCCTGCTTTCATCCGACCGTCCCAGGACAATCTCTACTTGGGAGGGTTCCTGACCATTCTCCACAACATCCCCCTCGCCCGCGAGGCTCTTCTTCTACGAAACAAGGTCTTGTTTGACTATGGACACGATACGCAGTGGTGGAATGGCCAAACCATCAACCTCCCCAAGATTGTGACCATCCACGAGGCCAgagatggcgacgatggcTGGGACGACATCATCTATGAAACCCAACGGCTAGTGGCTTTCTTGGATTCTACCGAGCGCGCTTTCGGCAGCGCCGACGCTCTGACAAACCTCAAATGCATATTTTCCACCTCGGCCGACTCGGAGGAGTCCGTCACTCGGTTCCTCGAAGCATGGCACGGCGCTGCCATTCGAGCAGACCCTGACAACCAGATGGCCGCTACGTTCCTGTCACACGCATACAAACACGACCCCTACGACTATGAAGACCCTCAATCCAAGGAGCTCTTCACCTTCGCCCCTCCCGTCGAGAATTATCATCGCCAGACGGCAGGCCAGACTCTCTACGACGTCTTCGACTACGCGATGTGGAGTGACACGCCCGGGCAAGACCTGGATGATGTCTGGCTGGAGCATGTCGCAGAGGTTCTCACAATCAAGCTCGATGCTACCGGAGACGCGACGTCAGTGGGGATCAAGATCCCAGCTGTCTTTTACCCGGATCGATATCTGAGCAGTTGCCGAGAGCTGGCCCGTGAGTACCGGACCAAGCGACTgcagatggaggaagactTGTTGGAAGTGGAGCGACGCATCGATCACTACACCCACCCAAAGACAATCGAGGGTAATCTGACATACGTCGAGCTCTTTGAGCAAGCTGCGGAGGCGGTGCCTATTGCTGTGCCGAAATACTGGCCGAAGAATGACGACGGTAGCGAACGCAAGCCCCCATTGACCATGGAGCGCGCAGAGGGCATTGCGGCGGAACTGCGAAAGAAAATTGCCTGGATCGAAGGAAAGCTGAAAA ACCTGGAGACCCGCAAACAGAGTGCACAGGAAGCTCTTCGCAATTACTCCAAGACACTCACAGAGCCTTCCGATTCTCCCACCGAACCCCCAGTCCACAAATACACCCTCCGAGGCGTGTGTACCGAACCACATGTAACCTATGTCCTGCGCCGTAACAACCCCAGCGGGTCTGGAGACGCGATGGATGTCGACAGCGAGTACCACTGGTGGCGGATCAGCTTTTCCGCAGAGGATGGCAAGACCAAACAGGCCGAAAAACGGGCAGCACAAGGCGACAACAACGCCTCGCAACATGGCGACGTGATCGGTTATACCGCTAAGCCAGTCCGTGAGGTTGAAGTCCTCCATGCGGCGCGTGAAGAGTGGAGGAATGCCCTTTTGGTTTATGCGAGCGACAACGCCATGCGCGTTCCGGAGGAGGCCGCTCTGTCACAGCTTCAG AGATTCGTCGACAAAGACAACGAGGCATTCGCGGCGGAATGCGACCCGGCCTCGGCGGATCCGATTGACAGTGACTGGCCGGGGCCTGCTGAGTGGGATGCGCCGCCGAATCACCCCGAGAGCCAGTCCGCTTCCCAGAAAGACCAGCAGGTGGGTGTTTCCACCGGAGAGGTTCCGGGCCAAAGCCAGCAAGAGATGCAGGAAAAGGCCGGGTCTAGTTTACTGGGTGCTCCAGCCACGGCGGATTCGGGTTGGGAGGAGGTGAAGCCTGATGAGAACATGACGGAGCCGGAGTAG